Proteins from a genomic interval of Salvelinus sp. IW2-2015 linkage group LG14, ASM291031v2, whole genome shotgun sequence:
- the gjd4 gene encoding gap junction delta-4 protein isoform X1, with protein MGRQSASEVVFICLNHNITLVGKIWLXLMILLRILVLLFAGYPLYQDEQERFVCNTIQPGCANVCYDIFAPISLFRYWLVQLLVLCLPYVIFVIYVIHKVTSRLTIDTTDPSDRVRAEPLYQIQESFRKTALTKTALQVQHGRSQCFSGAYTLHLLFRILLEAGFGVVHYYLFGFYIPRRFLCQQTPCTTQVDCYISRPTEKTVMLNFMLGAGALSLLLNLADLICAIKRSVTQKTKRKMLVEKMYEEEQYYLSSSGGSRGVEANIPLLPQNLVVEPITFRKRGASKSSTADQGAYPHLGEAEDASAPRCGSSFSSGHPGANTNGNNLYPAAQEEGREAEGSEVALCPVEPIGTPRSIRVSKRSRLKPPPPPRRDLCPPTATAAGVPPGTAVCTRRVGQYTLVEMTASDLQSNTSEGQEKRSEWV; from the exons ATGGGCAGACAGAGTGCTTCSGAGGTGGTCTTCATCTGTCTAAACCACAACATAACGCTTGTAG GGAAGATATGGTTGATRCTGATGATTTTACTGAGGATCCTGGTCCTGCTCTTTGCAGGATACCCCCTCTACCAAGATGAACAGGAACGCTTTGTGTGTAACACCATCCAGCCGGGCTGTGCTAACGTCTGCTACGACATCTTCGCTCCTATCTCTCTGTTCCGCTACTGGCTTGTTCAGCTGCTCGTTCTCTGTCTCCCYTACGTTATCTTCGTTATCTACGTCATCCATAAAGTCACATCACGCCTCACCATCGACACTACTGACCCCTCAGATAGAGTTAGAGCTGAACCGCTCTACCAGATCCAGGAGTCATTCAGGAAGACGGCCCTGACCAAGACAGCTCTCCAGGTGCAGCATGGCAGGAGTCAGTGCTTCTCAGGAGCATACACCCTCCATCTTCTGTTCAGGATACTGCTGGAGGCCGGGTTCGGGGTGGTCCACTACTACCTGTTTGGGTTCTATATCCCCAGGAGGTTCCTGTGCCAGCAGACTCCCTGCACCACCCAGGTAGACTGCTACATCTCCAGGCCCACGGAGAAGACCGTCATGCTTAACTTCATGCTGGGGGCCGGAGCCCTGTCGTTATTACTCAACTTGGCTGATCTCATCTGCGCCATCAAGCGCTCGGTGACGCAGAAGACCAAGAGGAAGATGTTGGTGGAGAAGATGTACGAGGAGGAGCAGTACTACCTCTCGTCCAGCGGGGGGAGCAGAGGCGTGGAGGCTAACATCCCTCTACTTCCCCAGAACCTGGTGGTGGAACCTATAACCTTTCGGAAGAGAGGGGCCAGTAAGTCCAGCACCGCTGACCAGGGAGCCTATCCCCATCTGGGGGAGGCTGAGGACGCCTCTGCCCCTCGCTGTGGTTCTAGTTTCTCCTCGGGGCATCCAGGCGCCAACACCAATGGGAACAACCTCTACCCTGCAGCCCAGGAGGAGGGCCGCGAGGCAGAGGGGAGCGAGGTGGCTCTGTGCCCTGTAGAGCCCATCGGGACACCCAGGTCCATCAGGGTTAGCAAACGTAGCCGCCTCAAACCGCCCCCGCCCCCACGACGGGACCTGTGCCCCCCAACGGCAACCGCTGCGGGCGTRCCCCCAGGAACAGCGGTGTGCACCAGGAGAGTGGGTCAGTACACCCTGGTAGAGATGACAGCCTCGGACTTGCAGTCCAACACCAGCGAGGGCCAGGAGAAGAGGTCTGAGTGGGTTTGA
- the gjd4 gene encoding gap junction delta-4 protein isoform X2 gives MILLRILVLLFAGYPLYQDEQERFVCNTIQPGCANVCYDIFAPISLFRYWLVQLLVLCLPYVIFVIYVIHKVTSRLTIDTTDPSDRVRAEPLYQIQESFRKTALTKTALQVQHGRSQCFSGAYTLHLLFRILLEAGFGVVHYYLFGFYIPRRFLCQQTPCTTQVDCYISRPTEKTVMLNFMLGAGALSLLLNLADLICAIKRSVTQKTKRKMLVEKMYEEEQYYLSSSGGSRGVEANIPLLPQNLVVEPITFRKRGASKSSTADQGAYPHLGEAEDASAPRCGSSFSSGHPGANTNGNNLYPAAQEEGREAEGSEVALCPVEPIGTPRSIRVSKRSRLKPPPPPRRDLCPPTATAAGVPPGTAVCTRRVGQYTLVEMTASDLQSNTSEGQEKRSEWV, from the coding sequence ATGATTTTACTGAGGATCCTGGTCCTGCTCTTTGCAGGATACCCCCTCTACCAAGATGAACAGGAACGCTTTGTGTGTAACACCATCCAGCCGGGCTGTGCTAACGTCTGCTACGACATCTTCGCTCCTATCTCTCTGTTCCGCTACTGGCTTGTTCAGCTGCTCGTTCTCTGTCTCCCYTACGTTATCTTCGTTATCTACGTCATCCATAAAGTCACATCACGCCTCACCATCGACACTACTGACCCCTCAGATAGAGTTAGAGCTGAACCGCTCTACCAGATCCAGGAGTCATTCAGGAAGACGGCCCTGACCAAGACAGCTCTCCAGGTGCAGCATGGCAGGAGTCAGTGCTTCTCAGGAGCATACACCCTCCATCTTCTGTTCAGGATACTGCTGGAGGCCGGGTTCGGGGTGGTCCACTACTACCTGTTTGGGTTCTATATCCCCAGGAGGTTCCTGTGCCAGCAGACTCCCTGCACCACCCAGGTAGACTGCTACATCTCCAGGCCCACGGAGAAGACCGTCATGCTTAACTTCATGCTGGGGGCCGGAGCCCTGTCGTTATTACTCAACTTGGCTGATCTCATCTGCGCCATCAAGCGCTCGGTGACGCAGAAGACCAAGAGGAAGATGTTGGTGGAGAAGATGTACGAGGAGGAGCAGTACTACCTCTCGTCCAGCGGGGGGAGCAGAGGCGTGGAGGCTAACATCCCTCTACTTCCCCAGAACCTGGTGGTGGAACCTATAACCTTTCGGAAGAGAGGGGCCAGTAAGTCCAGCACCGCTGACCAGGGAGCCTATCCCCATCTGGGGGAGGCTGAGGACGCCTCTGCCCCTCGCTGTGGTTCTAGTTTCTCCTCGGGGCATCCAGGCGCCAACACCAATGGGAACAACCTCTACCCTGCAGCCCAGGAGGAGGGCCGCGAGGCAGAGGGGAGCGAGGTGGCTCTGTGCCCTGTAGAGCCCATCGGGACACCCAGGTCCATCAGGGTTAGCAAACGTAGCCGCCTCAAACCGCCCCCGCCCCCACGACGGGACCTGTGCCCCCCAACGGCAACCGCTGCGGGCGTRCCCCCAGGAACAGCGGTGTGCACCAGGAGAGTGGGTCAGTACACCCTGGTAGAGATGACAGCCTCGGACTTGCAGTCCAACACCAGCGAGGGCCAGGAGAAGAGGTCTGAGTGGGTTTGA